One segment of Shewanella piezotolerans WP3 DNA contains the following:
- the hrpA gene encoding ATP-dependent RNA helicase HrpA: protein MSSQQHHLSNAFLKHCYEADAAKIRRRLFRLRKEPESEKKSATLDSLEQLALASRKKVELRLANRPNVTFSENLPVSQKRDEIATAIAGNQVVIIAGETGSGKTTQLPKICLELGLGTRGLIGHTQPRRLAARSVATRIAEEMNTPLGEAVGFKVRFADAIKPESYIKLMTDGILLAELTSDKFLNQYDTIIIDEAHERSLNIDFILGYLKNVLKKRPDLKVIITSATIDVERFSQHFNGAPVIEVSGRTYPVETRYRPLVKDSDEDLDLVDGIFAATDELINEGLGDILIFMNGEREIRDVAEQLNRRQYRDTEILPLYARLSYGEQSKVFKSHVGRRIVLATNVAETSLTVPGIRYVIDPGTARISRYSYRTKVQRLPIEPISQASANQRQGRCGRVAPGICIRLYSEDDFTSRPEFTDPEILRTNLASVILKMLAIGLGDIEGFPFIQPPDARYIRDGFMLLEELQAVSQKKGQLNLTALGKQLAHIPVDPRLARMVIQAQQNGCLHEALVITSALSIQDPRERPMDKKQAADQAHNRFSDKDSDFVSYLNLWDFLKQSQKELSSNQFRKQCKAEFLAYLRVREWQDLYTQLRQATHELKWKLNDTNAELNYELLHKSLLTGLLSHIGFKDKDKEYLGARNRKFFVFPGSPLAKKGPKWLMAAELTETSRLFARCCAKIQPEWIEPLAAHLVKKNYVEPHFESKQGSVVALENQVLYGLQIVNRRKVQYGPIEPVEARDIFIRSALAEGELRTNEAFFINNQKLLLDIESLEHKSRRRDILVDEQALFHFYEPKIPADIYNAPTFIKWWKKAKQKNPDLLDFEREALMQRSSDHVSALDFPEKWHKGNLKLKVSYHFEPSAADDGVSVHIPVALINQVDDIDFDWIVPGLREEKCIALIKSLPKALRRNFVPAPDYAKACLQAITPFELPLVDAMCKQLLRMSGVRISAEDFDEAQLAQHLLVNFKVEGDKGKLLTQGRILEPLKSSMQGQVVQAIREVADSGIEQKGIEKWTFGDLPKRFEQKKGNFEVKAFPALVDDKTSVSIKLFDDEFEAQKQHRIGLQRLLLINIPSPVKHLQKSLPNKAKLAMYFNPFGQVQVLIDDILSAAVQQLIDEKGIDIRAEQQFDEAREWVRQELNPTAEKIALKVEEVLTIYNRIKKRLKGKISLDIAFAMSDIQNQLDQLVFKGFVEQCGWNRLSDIIRYLKGIENRLDKLPVDPNRDRLHMHSINKVQEVLKGQLAKLPKSMPIPDVLTEARWMIEEYRVSCFAQVLGTAYPISEKRILIQLQS, encoded by the coding sequence TTGAGTTCGCAACAGCATCATTTATCTAACGCATTTTTAAAACACTGTTATGAAGCCGACGCCGCTAAAATAAGGCGTCGTCTTTTTAGGCTTCGCAAAGAGCCGGAATCTGAGAAAAAAAGTGCAACGTTAGATTCTCTTGAACAGCTGGCACTAGCGTCTCGTAAGAAAGTTGAGCTGCGTTTAGCAAATCGTCCAAACGTGACCTTTTCTGAAAATCTACCTGTATCGCAAAAGCGAGATGAAATAGCGACGGCCATCGCTGGAAATCAGGTGGTTATTATTGCTGGTGAAACCGGTTCAGGTAAAACCACTCAGTTACCTAAAATCTGTCTTGAACTGGGCTTAGGCACTCGTGGCCTAATTGGCCATACACAGCCACGTAGACTTGCTGCCCGCAGTGTTGCGACACGTATTGCAGAAGAGATGAATACGCCACTTGGTGAGGCGGTAGGTTTTAAAGTACGTTTTGCTGACGCAATAAAGCCTGAGTCCTATATCAAGTTAATGACTGACGGTATTTTATTGGCAGAACTTACCTCAGATAAGTTCTTGAACCAGTATGACACCATCATTATTGATGAAGCGCACGAGCGTAGTCTTAACATTGATTTTATTTTGGGATATCTGAAAAATGTTTTAAAGAAGCGTCCTGATCTTAAAGTGATTATCACCTCGGCTACTATTGATGTTGAGCGTTTCTCACAACATTTTAATGGTGCACCAGTGATTGAGGTTTCTGGTAGAACTTACCCAGTGGAGACGCGCTATCGTCCGTTAGTTAAAGACAGCGATGAAGATTTAGATCTAGTGGATGGCATTTTTGCCGCAACTGATGAGCTAATCAATGAAGGTCTTGGTGACATTCTTATATTTATGAATGGCGAGCGAGAAATTCGCGATGTAGCAGAGCAACTGAATCGAAGACAGTATCGAGACACAGAAATTCTGCCCTTATATGCAAGACTCTCTTATGGTGAGCAGTCAAAAGTATTTAAGAGTCATGTCGGTAGGCGTATCGTATTGGCAACAAACGTGGCGGAGACTTCTTTAACAGTGCCGGGTATTCGCTATGTGATAGACCCAGGAACAGCGCGAATTAGTCGTTACAGCTATCGCACCAAAGTACAGCGGTTACCAATTGAACCCATTTCACAAGCAAGTGCTAATCAGCGCCAAGGTCGTTGCGGGCGCGTCGCACCAGGGATCTGTATAAGACTATATAGTGAAGATGATTTTACTTCTCGCCCAGAGTTTACCGATCCTGAGATTTTACGAACAAACCTAGCATCGGTCATTTTGAAAATGCTGGCTATTGGTTTAGGGGATATCGAAGGATTCCCATTTATTCAGCCACCAGATGCTCGTTATATCCGTGATGGCTTTATGTTGCTTGAAGAACTGCAAGCGGTAAGCCAGAAAAAGGGTCAGTTAAACTTAACTGCACTAGGGAAGCAGCTTGCGCATATCCCAGTCGATCCGCGTCTGGCTAGGATGGTTATACAGGCGCAGCAAAATGGCTGCTTGCATGAAGCGCTGGTGATAACCTCTGCGTTGTCTATCCAAGATCCGCGTGAACGGCCCATGGATAAAAAGCAAGCTGCAGATCAAGCTCACAACCGTTTTAGTGATAAAGACTCAGATTTTGTCTCATATTTGAATCTTTGGGATTTCTTAAAGCAGAGTCAAAAGGAACTGTCGAGCAATCAATTTAGAAAGCAGTGTAAGGCAGAATTTTTAGCCTACCTTAGAGTACGTGAATGGCAAGATCTCTATACACAGCTGAGGCAAGCTACCCATGAACTAAAGTGGAAGCTTAACGACACTAATGCTGAATTGAATTATGAGCTTTTACATAAATCTTTATTAACCGGTTTATTAAGCCATATTGGTTTTAAAGATAAAGACAAAGAGTATCTTGGTGCCCGTAATCGTAAGTTTTTTGTGTTTCCTGGTTCGCCTCTGGCGAAGAAAGGCCCCAAATGGTTAATGGCCGCAGAGCTCACTGAAACATCACGTTTATTTGCACGCTGCTGCGCTAAGATCCAACCAGAATGGATTGAGCCACTAGCGGCGCACTTAGTTAAAAAGAACTATGTAGAACCACATTTCGAGTCAAAGCAGGGGTCGGTGGTCGCATTAGAAAATCAAGTGCTGTATGGCTTGCAGATAGTAAATCGACGCAAGGTGCAATATGGGCCGATTGAACCCGTAGAAGCACGGGACATCTTCATTCGCTCTGCGTTAGCTGAAGGCGAACTTAGAACCAATGAAGCGTTTTTCATCAATAACCAGAAGTTGTTGCTCGATATTGAATCACTTGAACATAAGTCTCGCCGACGGGATATTTTAGTCGACGAGCAAGCATTGTTTCATTTCTATGAACCTAAAATACCCGCAGATATTTATAACGCACCGACGTTTATAAAATGGTGGAAAAAAGCTAAGCAAAAAAATCCTGATTTACTTGATTTTGAACGTGAAGCGTTAATGCAGCGAAGTAGTGACCATGTGTCAGCGTTGGACTTCCCTGAAAAGTGGCATAAAGGTAATTTGAAGCTTAAGGTCAGTTACCACTTTGAGCCGTCAGCCGCGGATGATGGGGTGTCAGTTCATATCCCTGTTGCATTGATCAACCAAGTCGATGACATCGATTTTGATTGGATAGTCCCTGGGTTACGTGAAGAAAAATGCATTGCATTGATAAAGTCATTGCCTAAAGCGCTGCGCAGAAACTTTGTCCCGGCGCCTGACTATGCCAAAGCATGCTTGCAAGCCATTACACCATTTGAGTTACCGTTGGTTGATGCTATGTGTAAGCAACTACTTAGAATGAGTGGTGTGCGAATTTCAGCTGAAGATTTTGATGAAGCACAATTAGCACAGCATCTGTTAGTTAACTTTAAAGTTGAAGGTGATAAAGGAAAGTTACTGACGCAAGGACGCATTCTTGAACCATTAAAATCGAGCATGCAAGGGCAGGTTGTACAAGCTATCCGTGAAGTTGCTGATTCGGGGATTGAGCAAAAGGGGATAGAGAAATGGACCTTTGGTGATCTTCCAAAGCGATTTGAACAAAAGAAAGGTAATTTTGAAGTTAAAGCTTTTCCTGCGCTGGTGGATGATAAAACCAGTGTTTCGATTAAATTATTTGATGATGAATTTGAAGCGCAGAAACAGCATCGAATTGGTCTGCAGCGATTGTTGTTAATCAATATTCCTTCGCCGGTAAAGCATTTACAAAAATCACTGCCAAACAAAGCAAAACTGGCGATGTATTTTAATCCGTTTGGGCAAGTTCAAGTGCTGATTGACGATATATTATCAGCTGCAGTACAGCAACTTATTGATGAAAAAGGGATCGATATTCGCGCCGAGCAGCAGTTTGATGAAGCCAGAGAGTGGGTAAGGCAAGAGCTAAATCCAACAGCGGAAAAAATTGCACTCAAAGTTGAAGAAGTTCTCACTATTTACAATCGCATTAAAAAGCGACTAAAAGGTAAGATTAGCTTAGATATTGCCTTTGCTATGAGTGATATTCAAAACCAACTTGATCAATTAGTATTCAAAGGCTTTGTAGAGCAGTGCGGTTGGAACCGGCTTAGCGATATTATTCGTTACCTAAAAGGCATCGAAAATCGTTTAGATAAGCTGCCCGTTGATCCCAACCGTGATCGTTTACATATGCATAGTATTAACAAAGTTCAAGAAGTGTTAAAAGGCCAGCTGGCAAAACTGCCTAAATCTATGCCTATTCCCGATGTGTTAACAGAAGCTCGGTGGATGATTGAGGAATATAGAGTGTCTTGTTTTGCACAAGTGCTGGGGACGGCTTATCCAATTTCTGAGAAACGAATTCTAATTCAATTACAAAGCTAA
- a CDS encoding CBS domain-containing protein — protein MDSINVKEHMDRHPVMLSPSMSLATAVEKLLDNKKLGAPVVDADGKLVGFLSQQDCLAVMLKSSYHCDLTAIVKDCMRTDVLSVEPNTSVLALAEQMLGPKPKVYPVIDDGKVVGTINRTNVLAAINTYMQQCYLTPA, from the coding sequence ATGGATTCAATAAACGTTAAAGAACATATGGATCGTCATCCTGTCATGTTATCGCCTTCAATGTCTCTTGCTACAGCTGTTGAAAAGCTATTAGACAACAAGAAATTAGGTGCACCAGTGGTGGATGCGGACGGTAAGTTAGTGGGGTTTTTATCACAACAAGACTGCTTAGCGGTGATGCTAAAAAGCAGTTATCACTGTGATTTAACCGCTATCGTTAAAGATTGCATGCGCACAGATGTATTATCAGTAGAGCCCAATACCAGTGTATTAGCTTTAGCCGAGCAGATGTTAGGCCCAAAACCTAAGGTTTATCCAGTGATAGATGACGGCAAAGTCGTCGGCACTATTAACCGAACCAATGTGCTTGCCGCCATTAATACATATATGCAGCAATGTTATCTAACGCCCGCTTAA
- a CDS encoding Solitary outer membrane autotransporter beta-barrel domain produces the protein MRTFALATLIQQLSLLVCSLVFTADCSSQTFDSFVGRITKENIATSIVLTDANLISLGVISFDPSSVIDFGDINTGSQDSLQRRRELKTYSLPWKSDWRDFTDNWQTSTYVKLSYVSSEQTIDYSQPTKDFDSYEEKSYLTQAEQRWQRQLSEHWKVQLGVGGQLIWYENSFQYSSVLAQLKPIFDNRLVNTSYGALMLDPSIEFRYDNLLWGHRWQFISSYRYAIGHTVLTDSTMQEVSSQVGRFTNTFMLHYPLPQIAESNNELHLMFKRIDLSGDAVAPLETDNYYQVGVGWVIDTPWLTSWVDNLGIGLTVNVGSVLSGGSILLLFNEDI, from the coding sequence ATGCGAACATTTGCATTAGCGACACTAATACAGCAATTATCATTACTGGTTTGTTCCCTTGTATTTACGGCTGACTGCTCAAGTCAAACTTTTGATAGCTTTGTGGGGAGAATCACTAAGGAAAATATCGCCACTTCGATTGTGTTAACAGATGCAAATCTAATTAGTTTAGGGGTGATAAGTTTTGATCCTAGCTCAGTTATTGACTTCGGTGACATTAATACTGGAAGCCAGGACTCTCTTCAAAGACGGCGTGAATTAAAAACGTACTCACTACCATGGAAGTCGGATTGGAGGGATTTCACAGACAACTGGCAGACCTCAACTTATGTTAAATTATCCTATGTCAGTTCGGAACAAACCATTGATTACTCTCAGCCAACGAAAGACTTTGATTCTTATGAGGAGAAAAGTTACCTAACACAAGCTGAGCAGCGCTGGCAACGTCAGCTGAGTGAACACTGGAAAGTACAGCTGGGCGTTGGTGGCCAGTTAATTTGGTATGAAAACAGTTTTCAGTACTCAAGTGTTCTAGCGCAGTTGAAACCTATATTCGATAACCGCTTAGTTAATACCTCTTATGGCGCTTTGATGCTCGATCCATCTATAGAGTTTAGGTATGACAACCTTTTATGGGGTCATCGATGGCAATTTATCAGTAGTTATCGTTATGCAATCGGACATACAGTTTTAACCGATTCGACGATGCAGGAAGTCTCCTCACAAGTTGGCCGTTTCACTAATACGTTTATGCTTCATTATCCACTCCCGCAGATAGCAGAGAGTAATAATGAACTTCACTTGATGTTTAAGCGCATAGATCTATCTGGTGATGCAGTAGCGCCTTTAGAGACAGACAATTACTATCAAGTCGGTGTAGGGTGGGTGATTGACACACCTTGGTTAACGTCCTGGGTCGATAATTTAGGTATAGGGCTCACTGTTAACGTTGGCAGTGTTCTAAGTGGTGGTAGTATTCTCTTGCTATTTAATGAGGACATATAG